One segment of Struthio camelus isolate bStrCam1 chromosome 25, bStrCam1.hap1, whole genome shotgun sequence DNA contains the following:
- the C1QL1 gene encoding C1q-related factor isoform X2 → MVLVLVVLIPVLVSSAGTDGRYEMLGTCRMVCEPYGGPSPAAAGPLGERGPLPPPSTLVQGPQGKPGRPGKPGPPGPPGQPGPPGAAGPPGPRGEPGRPGPPGLPGPGATGAVSTATYSTVPRVAFYAGLKNPHEGYEILKFDDVVTNLGNSYDAASGKFTCAIPGTYFFTYHVLMRGGDGTSMWADLCKNGQAFMDILNTCVPVGSARTSCPCPPALNEYLAERATSLAPGQVDIFKRRWCGPAPSPRTPTRTTTTPATASSCTWTRVTRSSSSWTAARRTAATTTSTAPSRASSSTRTEAGPLAAPCRSPPSRCTQPRGPDGAGGRGWGDTPPCPFPPPHPMAANPA, encoded by the exons atggtgctggtgctggtggtgctCATCCCGGTGCTGGTGAGCTCGGCGGGCACCGACGGCCGCTACGAGATGCTGGGCACCTGCCGCATGGTGTGCGAGCCCTACGGCGGGccgtccccggccgccgccggcccgctggGCGAGCgcggcccgctcccgccgccctccACCCTGGTGCAGGGCCCCCAGGGCAAGCCGGGCCGGCCGGGCAaaccggggccgccgggcccgccggggcagccgggcccaccgggggccgcggggccgccggggccgcggggcgagccggggcgcccgggcccccccgggctgccggggcccGGGGCCACGGGGGCCGTGAGCACGGCCACCTACAGCACGGTGCCCCGCGTCGCCTTCTACGCCGGCCTCAAGAACCCGCACGAGGGCTATGAGATCCTCAAGTTCGACGACGTGGTCACCAACCTGGGCAACAGCTACGACGCCGCCTCCGGCAAGTTCACCTGCGCCATCCCCGGCACCTACTTCTTCACCTACCACGTCCTCATGCGCGGCGGTGACGGCACCAGCATGTGGGCCGACCTCTGCAAGAACGGGCAG GCATTTATGGATATATTGAACACGTGCGTCCCTGTGGGCTCTGCCAGGACCTCCTGCCCTTGCCCTCCAGCGCTGAATGAGTATTTAGCAGAGAGAGCAACCTCCCTCGCCCCAGGGCAGGTTGATATCTTTAAGAGGCGCTG GTGCGGGCCAGCGCCATCGCCCAGGACGCCGACCAGAACTACGACTACGCCAGCAACAGCGTCATCCTGCACCTGGACGCGGGTGACGAGGTCTTCATCAAGCTGGACGGCGGCAAGGCGCACGGCGGCAACAACAACAAGTACAGCACCTTCTCGGGCTTCATCATCTACTCGGACTGAGGCTGGCCCCCTGGCGGCCCCCTGCCGCAGCCCCCCATCCCGCTGCACCCAGCCCCGGGGGCCAgatggggcgggcgggaggggttggggggacaCCCCGCCCTGCCCCTTCCCACCGCCCCATCCCATGGCTGCCAACCCCGCTTAG
- the C1QL1 gene encoding C1q-related factor isoform X1, with amino-acid sequence MVLVLVVLIPVLVSSAGTDGRYEMLGTCRMVCEPYGGPSPAAAGPLGERGPLPPPSTLVQGPQGKPGRPGKPGPPGPPGQPGPPGAAGPPGPRGEPGRPGPPGLPGPGATGAVSTATYSTVPRVAFYAGLKNPHEGYEILKFDDVVTNLGNSYDAASGKFTCAIPGTYFFTYHVLMRGGDGTSMWADLCKNGQQATETSLLFQAFMDILNTCVPVGSARTSCPCPPALNEYLAERATSLAPGQVDIFKRRWCGPAPSPRTPTRTTTTPATASSCTWTRVTRSSSSWTAARRTAATTTSTAPSRASSSTRTEAGPLAAPCRSPPSRCTQPRGPDGAGGRGWGDTPPCPFPPPHPMAANPA; translated from the exons atggtgctggtgctggtggtgctCATCCCGGTGCTGGTGAGCTCGGCGGGCACCGACGGCCGCTACGAGATGCTGGGCACCTGCCGCATGGTGTGCGAGCCCTACGGCGGGccgtccccggccgccgccggcccgctggGCGAGCgcggcccgctcccgccgccctccACCCTGGTGCAGGGCCCCCAGGGCAAGCCGGGCCGGCCGGGCAaaccggggccgccgggcccgccggggcagccgggcccaccgggggccgcggggccgccggggccgcggggcgagccggggcgcccgggcccccccgggctgccggggcccGGGGCCACGGGGGCCGTGAGCACGGCCACCTACAGCACGGTGCCCCGCGTCGCCTTCTACGCCGGCCTCAAGAACCCGCACGAGGGCTATGAGATCCTCAAGTTCGACGACGTGGTCACCAACCTGGGCAACAGCTACGACGCCGCCTCCGGCAAGTTCACCTGCGCCATCCCCGGCACCTACTTCTTCACCTACCACGTCCTCATGCGCGGCGGTGACGGCACCAGCATGTGGGCCGACCTCTGCAAGAACGGGCAG caggCTACAGAGACATCGCTCCTTTTCCAGGCATTTATGGATATATTGAACACGTGCGTCCCTGTGGGCTCTGCCAGGACCTCCTGCCCTTGCCCTCCAGCGCTGAATGAGTATTTAGCAGAGAGAGCAACCTCCCTCGCCCCAGGGCAGGTTGATATCTTTAAGAGGCGCTG GTGCGGGCCAGCGCCATCGCCCAGGACGCCGACCAGAACTACGACTACGCCAGCAACAGCGTCATCCTGCACCTGGACGCGGGTGACGAGGTCTTCATCAAGCTGGACGGCGGCAAGGCGCACGGCGGCAACAACAACAAGTACAGCACCTTCTCGGGCTTCATCATCTACTCGGACTGAGGCTGGCCCCCTGGCGGCCCCCTGCCGCAGCCCCCCATCCCGCTGCACCCAGCCCCGGGGGCCAgatggggcgggcgggaggggttggggggacaCCCCGCCCTGCCCCTTCCCACCGCCCCATCCCATGGCTGCCAACCCCGCTTAG
- the C1QL1 gene encoding C1q-related factor isoform X3 produces MVLVLVVLIPVLVSSAGTDGRYEMLGTCRMVCEPYGGPSPAAAGPLGERGPLPPPSTLVQGPQGKPGRPGKPGPPGPPGQPGPPGAAGPPGPRGEPGRPGPPGLPGPGATGAVSTATYSTVPRVAFYAGLKNPHEGYEILKFDDVVTNLGNSYDAASGKFTCAIPGTYFFTYHVLMRGGDGTSMWADLCKNGQVRASAIAQDADQNYDYASNSVILHLDAGDEVFIKLDGGKAHGGNNNKYSTFSGFIIYSD; encoded by the exons atggtgctggtgctggtggtgctCATCCCGGTGCTGGTGAGCTCGGCGGGCACCGACGGCCGCTACGAGATGCTGGGCACCTGCCGCATGGTGTGCGAGCCCTACGGCGGGccgtccccggccgccgccggcccgctggGCGAGCgcggcccgctcccgccgccctccACCCTGGTGCAGGGCCCCCAGGGCAAGCCGGGCCGGCCGGGCAaaccggggccgccgggcccgccggggcagccgggcccaccgggggccgcggggccgccggggccgcggggcgagccggggcgcccgggcccccccgggctgccggggcccGGGGCCACGGGGGCCGTGAGCACGGCCACCTACAGCACGGTGCCCCGCGTCGCCTTCTACGCCGGCCTCAAGAACCCGCACGAGGGCTATGAGATCCTCAAGTTCGACGACGTGGTCACCAACCTGGGCAACAGCTACGACGCCGCCTCCGGCAAGTTCACCTGCGCCATCCCCGGCACCTACTTCTTCACCTACCACGTCCTCATGCGCGGCGGTGACGGCACCAGCATGTGGGCCGACCTCTGCAAGAACGGGCAG GTGCGGGCCAGCGCCATCGCCCAGGACGCCGACCAGAACTACGACTACGCCAGCAACAGCGTCATCCTGCACCTGGACGCGGGTGACGAGGTCTTCATCAAGCTGGACGGCGGCAAGGCGCACGGCGGCAACAACAACAAGTACAGCACCTTCTCGGGCTTCATCATCTACTCGGACTGA